Proteins co-encoded in one Balearica regulorum gibbericeps isolate bBalReg1 chromosome 24, bBalReg1.pri, whole genome shotgun sequence genomic window:
- the HEXIM1 gene encoding protein HEXIM1, with protein sequence MADAVPAEPGPEPQCEPESRCEPESQPEPERGDAPAADGEAGRLPPPGAEEAAAAAAAAEGAGGAEGRPSAGGAARPGLGPRYRSSVGRTEEWPVKKKHRRRPSKKKRRWKPYSKLSWEEKQQFDERQSLRASRLRAEMFAKGQPVAPYNTTQFLMEDHDQEEPDLKTGLYPRRAAAKSDDTSEEDFLEEAAEEDGGSDGMGGDGSEFLQRDFSETYERYHVESLQNMSKQELVKEYLELEKCLSRMEEENNRLRMESKKHGGETAETARLQQLELEVDRLRAENLQLLKEKDLPRQEKGPCQLGE encoded by the coding sequence ATGGCAGACGCGGTGCCCGCCGAGCCGGGGCCGGAGCCCCAGTGCGAACCGGAGTCCCGCTGCGAGCCCGAGTCGCAGCCGGAGCCCGAGCGCGGCGACGCGCCGGCAGCGGACGGTGAGGCCGGGCGGCTGCCACCCCCCGGggcggaggaggcggcggcggcggcggcagcagcggaGGGCGCGGGCGGCGCCGAGGGGCGGCCGTCGGCGGGCGGAGCGGCGCGTCCCGGCCTGGGCCCGCGGTACCGATCGTCGGTGGGTCGCACCGAAGAGTGGCCGGTGAAGAAGAAGCACCGTCGGCGGCCGTCGAAGAAGAAGCGGCGCTGGAAGCCCTACTCGAagctgagctgggaggagaagcagcagttcGACGAGCGGCAGAGCCTCCGCGCCTCCCGGCTGCGCGCCGAGATGTTCGCCAAGGGGCAGCCGGTGGCTCCCTACAACACCACGCAGTTCCTGATGGAGGACCACGACCAGGAGGAGCCCGACCTGAAAACCGGGTTGTACCCGCGGAGAGCGGCCGCCAAGTCGGACGACACCAGCGAGGAGGATTTCCTGGAGGAGGCGGCGGAGGAGGACGGGGGCAGCGACGGGATGGGGGGAGACGGCAGCGAGTTTCTGCAGAGAGACTTCTCGGAGACCTACGAGCGTTACCATGTGGAGAGCCTGCAGAACATGAGCAAGCAGGAGCTGGTGAAGGAATACCTGGAGCTGGAGAAGTGTCTCTCCCGtatggaggaggaaaacaacCGGCTGAGGATGGAGAGCAAAAAACACGGGGGGGAAACGGCGGAGACGGCGCGGTtacagcagctggagctggaggtgGACAGGTTACGAGCCGAGaacctgcagctgctgaaggagaaggacCTGCCCAGGCAGGAGAAAGGCCCCTGCCAGCTGGGGGAGTGA